A stretch of DNA from Bacillus sp. SM2101:
AGCATGGTTCATTACAATAGCTCATACAGAAGAAGACATTCGTACGACAATAAAGGCTGTGGAGACTGCATTTAAACAATTGAAAAATGCATAATTATACATTTCAAACAAACACTATTTTATAGTAAATGATAGTGTTTGTTTGAAACACACACATGAAAACGCTTACAAATCAATGTTGTTGTTTTATGTAAAATTGATTGACTATTCAGTATTATGTATATTGTATAAACAATTATGAATAAATAATTGATTTTTCCTACAGAACATGTTAGAATAGGTTTTAAATTCTGTAATTTTCCCTTCAAATATTAGTATTCTTATATACTTTTAATTGAATTGTTCGATCTAGAGGTAAAGACCTCACTTCCACAGGTGAGAGCTTCTTAACAGGTGTAGTAAGTAGTGTCTGTCCTCATTACCCAACACTAACTCATTGCTTAAGACGATTCACCCAAATTTGATTCCTCGTAACCTTATCCAATATGTTTTATAGATCATTCTAAATAGGAGGTGAACGGCTAGAAAGTGGGTACAACTGTGATCAAAATTAACTTTAACATACCATATCCTACTTCAAAGCCGCTTGTATGAAAAACAACTGGAGCCCAAGCTTATTCGAAGATTATCAACACGCTGAGCATGATGCTTGTGGAATTGTATCAGCTATTGAAAAGGAAAAAATCCCTACAAAAGCCAATATCGACACATGTATTAATGCTCTCGTTACTATGAACCACCGTGCTGGATTTATTAACGGTGAAGGTGATGGTGTTGGAATTCATATAGATATTCCAAAAGCTCTTTGGGAAGAAAAGTTAACAAAAATAAATCAAGATCCACAACTCGCTAGTCGACATGATTTCATCGTTGGTCATCTTTTCATTACTAAATCTGATAACACGCAAAAAATAAAAGATAGCATTAAACATCTCTTCCAAGAACATGAATTGACAATTGTATTTGAATCAGATCAAGTTACTTCATCTAAAGCCTTAGGCCCTATCGCCTCACAACAAGATCCGATCTTTTGGCAAATAGCCTTATTACCAGAAGACGCAAATAATAACTTAGGTAATACTCTTTTTGACTTAACAGTTAACATTGAGCAAGATGAAAATGTTCATGTTGCATCACTAAGTAATTACCATGCTGTTTATAAAGTCATGGGTGCTGGAGATATTTTACCAAAATACTACGATGATTTAGCCAATCCATTAGTGGCGTCTACTATGACATTAGGTCATAACCGTTATTCAACGAATACACTGTCCAACTTTTTTAGAGTACAACCTTTTAGTGTATTAGGGCATAACGGAGAAATTAATACAATTGCTAAACTTCGTGATGAAGCAACAATGATTGGGGTTCCTTTAACGGATGGTGGGAGCGATTCACAAGATTTAAATCGTACAATAGAAACATTCATAGCTAGAGATGGCTATAGTTTGTTTGAGGCAGTAGATGTGTTATTTCCACCAATTATTAATGAAATAAAAACATTCCCTAACCATCTTCAAGATTTGTATACTTACATTCGAGAAGCTTGGGGACATTTCGCTCAGGGGCCTGCGGGAATTATTTCTAGATATAATGACGAAGCTGTTTTTAGTGTCGATTCACTAGGATTACGCCCATTATGGCAAGTAGAAACTGAAACTAGTTATCTTTTTGCTTCTGAACAGGGCATCATTCCTGCAAGTGAATTTGTTGCTGAACCGAAACCACTTTCTCCGGGTGAAAAAGTCGGCTTAAAATGGGGAGAAGACAATTATATAAAACTATATGAATATGATAAGTACCAAGAAGAGGTATACAATAGATTTAATAGTAGATGCGACATTACAAACTATAGAGAACGTTTAACTTATCCATCGTACGAAAAACAAGTAATGATCTCTAACGAAACTAAAGTTCATAACCGTCAATATGCTGCATTTGGTTGGGATAGAGAGCATATTCAACTGCTTGAACAAATGGCGGAAAAAGGAGCGGAACCGATTCGTTCTCTAGGCCACGATGCACCTCTTGCAGCAATTAATAGCTCTAGAAAAAATATTGCAGATTTTATTAAGGAAAGTGTCGCTGTTGTAACAAACCCAGCAATAGATCGTGATAGAGAAACTGAACATTTTTCAACTAGAACCATTGTCGGCAAAAGGCCATCTCTATTTGATAACAGCGAGGATAGTTATGCTGTTGAACTTATATCTCCAATTCTTTTAGAAGGTGGCATTGGAAATACATGTGCTAATGACCTAAGTCAACCATCTTACGATCAATTAGTGCAAACATTCAGCAATCATAAACTTACCCATTTTATACCAGCAATTTATGAGGAACATGAAACGATTCCAACCGCGTTAAATCGTCTTGTAGAAGAGGCATGTGAAGCTGTAAATAACGGAAAAGCTATCATTATTATCGACGATGCACAAGCACATAGTGACGGGAAATTATGGATTGATCCTTTGCTCATTACTTCTGCAATTGATCAAGCTTTAGTTAAGAAACAATTACGACGACATTGTTCTGTACTATTACGCTCTGGGGCGATCCGATCATTACATGATATTATAGTAGCTTATGGACTTGGAGCTAATGTTATTAGTCCGTATTTATTATTTGCTACTGTTGCTGATGACACAACTATGAAAACCCAAAACCTATTTAATTCATTAAATAAAGGTTTAGAAAAGGTAATATCTACGATCGGCATACACGAGCTCCGTGGATATGGCAGGCTCTTCTCAGCGATTGGATTACATGATGAAGTGGCAAGTACATTAAACGTTGTAAACTTTTTCGGATCAAACGAATTGAAACATAATTTTGCATCTCTTAAAAATGATGCAATTACAAGAGCACAAGATTTTGAAAACGAAAGCGCGCGTCCTGGAAAAACTTTTCATTTGTTCCCACGTTTATGGAAAGCCATTAGCGATGTTGCAAAGACAGGTTCATATGATTTATACCGAGAAAAACTTTCTGAACAAGAAGGAGCTAACCCAACGACAATACGTCATTTAACAGAATTGAAGCAGACGGAAAAACAAGTACCTGCTGAAAAAGTTGACATTAGTGTAGCAAATCATGATCTACCATTTGTCATCGCATCAATGTCATTCGGATCACAAAATGAAATTGCTTTTAGAGCATACGCAGAAGCAGCCAATCGTTTAAATATGGTCAGCCTTAATGGTGAGGGTGGAGAAATTAAAGATATGCTTGGAAAATACCCTCATACTCGTGGGCAGCAAGTAGCATCTGGACGATTTGGAGTAAACGCTGAGCTGTTAAACTCATCGAATTTATTAGAAATTAAGATAGGTCAAGGTGCTAAGCCTGGTGAAGGTGGACATCTTCCTGGATCAAAAGTAACTGCCAAAATTGCAGAAGCACGAAACGCGACGATTGGTTCTGATTTAATATCGCCGTCTAATAATCATGATATATATTCTATTGAAGATTTAGCACAAATGATTTCAGAACTGAAAACCGCTAATGACCAAGCAAAAGTTATAGTGAAAGTACCTGTTGTCCCTAATATCGGAACGATTGCAGTTGGCATAGCAAAGGCTGGAGCAGATATTATAACACTTAGCGGTTTTGATGGTGGTACGGGTGCTGCAAGAATTCATGCTTTACAACACGTAGGCCTTCCTGTAGAGATTGGTGTAAAGGCCGCACATAACGCATTATTAGAAGCTGGTTTACGAAACAAAGTTGAACTTTGGGCTGACGGTGGTATAAAGAGCGCAAAAGACTGTTTGAAAATAATGCTACTCGGCGCAAACAGAATTGGTTTTGGAACCCTATCTATGATTGCGATTGGATGTACGACATGTAGAGGATGTCATCTAGATTCTTGTCACGTTGGAATTGCGACGCAAATCGAATCAGAAGCTCAGGCGAAAGAGCATGGACTCCGCAGATTCGTTCCTAGACAATTTGATGCTGCAGTACAAGGACTTGAAAATTTATTTACTGCTTTTGGCAAGGAACTGAAAGCTCTAACCGCTTCATTAGGCATGACTAATTTACAAGATATTGTAGGTAGATCTGATTTACTTGAACAGGTTCACGGGATTGATGCAATGGACCTATCACGCTTATTATCAACACTTGATGTTGAACAATTTTCTTATCGAGATACAACAGTTGAAAAAGCAGAAAAGCAATTAGCTACAGCTGTAGGTGCAGAGTATTTAGATGACAAAGTAGAAGACTTACATCGTTCTCGAGAATTTACGACCGTAACGGCAGAACAACGCATTCTTGGAAGTCGCGTGTCATGTCACCGTGTACGTGGACGTCTCGATGGCTCATATGAACAACTTCCAGATGTAACATTAAAATATAAAAACGGATCCATCCCTGGAAATGGTTTAGGTGCATATAACAGCAGCGGTATTAATATCCAAGTTGATGGTGGCGCACAGGACGGCATTGGAAAAACTTCCTTTGGTGGTAATATCTCAATCCTAAAATCTAAAGGAAAAGATGGAAAATACTATAATGGTGCTGTTGGAAAGGGCTTCGGTTATGGAGCACAAAAAGGCTTACTCATTGCCCAAGGTAATGCGGATGCTCGTGC
This window harbors:
- a CDS encoding glutamate synthase-related protein; protein product: MKNNWSPSLFEDYQHAEHDACGIVSAIEKEKIPTKANIDTCINALVTMNHRAGFINGEGDGVGIHIDIPKALWEEKLTKINQDPQLASRHDFIVGHLFITKSDNTQKIKDSIKHLFQEHELTIVFESDQVTSSKALGPIASQQDPIFWQIALLPEDANNNLGNTLFDLTVNIEQDENVHVASLSNYHAVYKVMGAGDILPKYYDDLANPLVASTMTLGHNRYSTNTLSNFFRVQPFSVLGHNGEINTIAKLRDEATMIGVPLTDGGSDSQDLNRTIETFIARDGYSLFEAVDVLFPPIINEIKTFPNHLQDLYTYIREAWGHFAQGPAGIISRYNDEAVFSVDSLGLRPLWQVETETSYLFASEQGIIPASEFVAEPKPLSPGEKVGLKWGEDNYIKLYEYDKYQEEVYNRFNSRCDITNYRERLTYPSYEKQVMISNETKVHNRQYAAFGWDREHIQLLEQMAEKGAEPIRSLGHDAPLAAINSSRKNIADFIKESVAVVTNPAIDRDRETEHFSTRTIVGKRPSLFDNSEDSYAVELISPILLEGGIGNTCANDLSQPSYDQLVQTFSNHKLTHFIPAIYEEHETIPTALNRLVEEACEAVNNGKAIIIIDDAQAHSDGKLWIDPLLITSAIDQALVKKQLRRHCSVLLRSGAIRSLHDIIVAYGLGANVISPYLLFATVADDTTMKTQNLFNSLNKGLEKVISTIGIHELRGYGRLFSAIGLHDEVASTLNVVNFFGSNELKHNFASLKNDAITRAQDFENESARPGKTFHLFPRLWKAISDVAKTGSYDLYREKLSEQEGANPTTIRHLTELKQTEKQVPAEKVDISVANHDLPFVIASMSFGSQNEIAFRAYAEAANRLNMVSLNGEGGEIKDMLGKYPHTRGQQVASGRFGVNAELLNSSNLLEIKIGQGAKPGEGGHLPGSKVTAKIAEARNATIGSDLISPSNNHDIYSIEDLAQMISELKTANDQAKVIVKVPVVPNIGTIAVGIAKAGADIITLSGFDGGTGAARIHALQHVGLPVEIGVKAAHNALLEAGLRNKVELWADGGIKSAKDCLKIMLLGANRIGFGTLSMIAIGCTTCRGCHLDSCHVGIATQIESEAQAKEHGLRRFVPRQFDAAVQGLENLFTAFGKELKALTASLGMTNLQDIVGRSDLLEQVHGIDAMDLSRLLSTLDVEQFSYRDTTVEKAEKQLATAVGAEYLDDKVEDLHRSREFTTVTAEQRILGSRVSCHRVRGRLDGSYEQLPDVTLKYKNGSIPGNGLGAYNSSGINIQVDGGAQDGIGKTSFGGNISILKSKGKDGKYYNGAVGKGFGYGAQKGLLIAQGNADARAGIRLSGADMIIGGKVTTPISDKEHGNIGVHANIKGFAFEYMTNGRGLVLGDPGPWICAGMTGGVVYLRHQPEMGLTKEAIMKRIAKGAKVSIEPLSSKGIDDVKELLNKYIEALSETDQSDEIQELNVLLEDLENNFLQLIPSKEQADPSVSTE